One window of the Natronomonas marina genome contains the following:
- the kynU gene encoding kynureninase, whose translation MDTSRGYARECDEADPLSAFADRFDAPGCYMDGNSLGPVSRDAERTLERVREEWRDLAIEGWTDGDPPWFDYAERLGDRLAGLVGASAGECVVANSTTVNIHALVDTFLDGGRIVVNELDFPSDHYALRAQLRRRGLDPDDHLVVVESRDGRTIEEADVVDALGGDVDLLFMPSVLYRSGQLLDVERLTEAAHDHGALAGFDLAHSVGVVDHDLSAAGVDFAVWCHYKYCNAGPGAPGGLYVDERHFDRRPALPGWWGHEKATQFEMNLEFTPAADAGAYQIGTPPVLAVAPLEGALDVVEAAGIGTIREKSVALTDYLIGLVDERLPACSVGTPRDPARRGGHVAVEHPDAERVSAALKERDVVVDYRPPNVIRVCPSPLYTGFEDVHRAVERLRSVLDEGAHETVDLDADVT comes from the coding sequence ATGGACACGAGCCGCGGGTACGCCCGGGAGTGCGACGAGGCCGACCCGCTCTCGGCCTTCGCCGACCGCTTCGACGCCCCGGGCTGCTACATGGACGGCAACTCGCTGGGGCCCGTCTCGCGGGACGCCGAGCGGACGCTCGAACGGGTCCGCGAGGAGTGGCGGGACCTCGCCATCGAGGGCTGGACGGACGGCGACCCGCCGTGGTTCGACTACGCCGAACGGCTCGGCGACCGGCTGGCGGGGCTGGTCGGCGCCTCCGCCGGCGAATGCGTCGTCGCCAACTCCACGACGGTCAACATCCACGCGCTCGTCGACACGTTCCTCGACGGCGGCCGCATCGTCGTCAACGAACTCGACTTTCCCTCCGACCACTACGCGCTCCGGGCGCAGTTGCGGCGCCGGGGGCTCGACCCCGACGACCACCTCGTCGTCGTCGAGTCCCGCGACGGCCGCACCATCGAGGAGGCCGACGTGGTCGACGCCCTCGGCGGCGACGTCGACCTCCTGTTCATGCCCTCGGTGCTGTATCGGTCGGGCCAGTTGCTCGACGTCGAGCGACTGACCGAGGCGGCCCACGACCACGGCGCGCTGGCGGGGTTCGACCTCGCGCACTCCGTCGGCGTCGTCGACCACGACCTCTCGGCGGCCGGCGTCGACTTCGCCGTCTGGTGTCACTACAAGTACTGCAACGCCGGTCCCGGCGCGCCCGGCGGTCTGTACGTCGACGAGCGGCACTTCGACCGCCGGCCCGCACTGCCGGGGTGGTGGGGCCACGAGAAGGCCACCCAGTTCGAGATGAACCTCGAGTTCACGCCGGCGGCCGACGCCGGCGCCTACCAGATCGGCACGCCGCCGGTGCTCGCCGTGGCGCCGCTGGAGGGCGCACTCGACGTCGTCGAGGCGGCGGGCATCGGGACCATCCGGGAGAAGTCGGTCGCGCTCACCGACTACCTGATCGGTCTCGTCGACGAGCGACTGCCGGCGTGTTCGGTCGGGACGCCCCGCGACCCGGCCCGGCGCGGCGGCCACGTCGCCGTCGAGCACCCCGACGCCGAGCGGGTCAGCGCCGCCCTGAAGGAGCGCGACGTGGTGGTCGACTACCGCCCGCCGAACGTGATCCGGGTCTGTCCGTCGCCGCTGTACACGGGGTTCGAGGACGTCCACCGGGCGGTCGAGCGGCTCCGGTCGGTTCTCGACGAGGGTGCCCACGAGACGGTCGACCTCGACGCCGACGTGACCTGA
- a CDS encoding FAD-binding protein — translation MTVGPGRTAAAAPGSAVEWDAVVVGGGAAGLSAAVFLARYGLETLVLARGKSAIGQCAVLENFLGFPGGITPQRFLALGRAQVTHEGGVVREEAVETVERVDIEEPRTEDGGEAPGVGGFRVESDEGEYRTRYVLAATAYDGDMFAPFVDEIETGDEFGMAETDHGRTAIEGLYGAGWMTTETVHQALVNAGHGARAAVSLIRDDVAARYWPGVADQYVDWVVHEGRYGGDDWDEHTREWFEEDVLVDGVDPDLAETALAELKAGYLAREVDADERRRRDREGQRRMLEQFDDEVVRAYAEDLQDEK, via the coding sequence ATGACGGTGGGGCCGGGACGGACCGCCGCGGCCGCCCCCGGGTCGGCGGTCGAGTGGGACGCCGTCGTCGTCGGCGGCGGGGCCGCCGGCCTGTCGGCGGCGGTGTTCCTGGCGCGGTACGGCCTGGAGACGCTCGTTCTCGCTCGCGGCAAGTCGGCCATCGGCCAGTGCGCCGTCCTGGAGAACTTCCTCGGCTTCCCGGGCGGCATCACCCCCCAGCGGTTCCTCGCGCTGGGCCGGGCGCAGGTGACCCACGAGGGCGGCGTCGTCCGGGAGGAGGCCGTCGAGACGGTCGAACGGGTCGACATCGAGGAGCCGCGGACGGAGGACGGCGGCGAGGCGCCCGGGGTCGGCGGCTTCCGCGTCGAGAGCGACGAGGGCGAGTACCGGACCCGGTACGTCCTGGCGGCGACGGCCTACGACGGCGACATGTTCGCGCCGTTCGTCGACGAGATAGAGACCGGCGACGAGTTCGGCATGGCCGAAACCGACCACGGCCGGACCGCCATCGAGGGGCTCTACGGGGCCGGGTGGATGACGACCGAGACCGTCCACCAGGCGCTCGTCAACGCCGGCCACGGCGCGCGCGCGGCCGTCTCGCTGATTCGGGACGACGTCGCCGCGCGGTACTGGCCGGGCGTCGCCGACCAGTACGTCGACTGGGTGGTCCACGAGGGCCGCTACGGCGGCGACGACTGGGACGAGCACACCCGCGAGTGGTTCGAGGAGGACGTCCTCGTCGACGGTGTCGACCCCGACCTCGCCGAGACCGCGCTGGCGGAACTGAAGGCCGGCTACCTCGCCCGCGAGGTCGACGCCGACGAGCGCCGCCGCCGCGACCGGGAGGGACAGCGGCGGATGCTCGAGCAGTTCGACGACGAGGTGGTCCGGGCGTACGCCGAGGACCTGCAGGACGAGAAGTGA
- a CDS encoding ABC transporter substrate-binding protein, with product MTRRSRRSVLTGVAGGAALLAGCAERGGDDPPPGPADSTTGTPTSTVETPYTASIEPVGEVTFESVPERWVTYKMGYADVAFALGVGDGLVGLDRPGRYLTPMRELFYGQLPDVPVPAADGVTDIRGGGSIDEETFYEMAADLHLLDPRVPKFYFDWSEEDVERISERVAPFFGSFARRKLPRDYRFYSLYEVLERVAQVFQRRDRYDAWVDLHADVQARIEERLPPAEERPSVALLAGGSDPTKGEFFAMDPTRLGYETKQYRDLGVGNALAEYTDDNRGVFTRIDYEALLEADPELVVFHWRLQDDPDAFESEFVEPMREHPVGSEVTAVRNGEIYRGGSAEQGPILSLFQTELFATQQYPDRFGEFPGFGERPADPLFDRERVAAIVRGDLE from the coding sequence GTGACCCGGCGGAGCAGGCGGTCGGTACTGACCGGCGTGGCCGGGGGCGCGGCGCTCTTGGCCGGTTGCGCGGAACGGGGCGGCGACGACCCTCCCCCGGGACCGGCGGACTCGACGACCGGAACGCCGACCTCGACGGTCGAGACGCCCTACACCGCCAGCATCGAGCCGGTCGGCGAGGTCACCTTCGAGTCCGTCCCCGAGCGGTGGGTCACCTACAAGATGGGGTACGCCGACGTCGCCTTCGCGCTCGGGGTCGGCGACGGGCTGGTCGGGCTCGACCGTCCCGGCAGGTACCTCACGCCGATGCGGGAACTGTTCTACGGCCAGCTCCCGGACGTACCGGTTCCGGCCGCCGACGGGGTTACCGACATCCGGGGCGGCGGCTCAATCGACGAGGAGACCTTCTACGAGATGGCCGCCGACCTCCACCTCCTCGACCCCCGGGTCCCGAAATTCTACTTCGACTGGAGCGAGGAGGACGTCGAGAGGATCAGCGAGCGGGTCGCACCCTTCTTCGGCAGTTTCGCCCGCCGGAAGCTACCGCGGGACTACCGGTTCTACTCGCTGTACGAGGTCCTCGAACGCGTGGCGCAGGTCTTCCAGCGGCGGGACCGCTACGACGCCTGGGTCGACCTCCACGCGGACGTCCAGGCCCGCATCGAGGAACGGCTGCCGCCGGCGGAGGAGCGGCCGTCCGTCGCGTTGCTGGCCGGCGGCTCCGATCCCACGAAGGGGGAGTTCTTCGCGATGGACCCGACCCGGCTCGGCTACGAGACCAAGCAGTACCGGGACCTCGGCGTCGGCAACGCCCTCGCGGAGTACACCGACGACAACCGGGGCGTGTTCACGCGCATCGACTACGAGGCGCTGCTGGAGGCCGACCCCGAACTCGTCGTCTTCCACTGGCGGCTGCAGGACGACCCCGACGCCTTCGAGTCGGAGTTCGTCGAGCCGATGCGCGAGCACCCGGTCGGCAGCGAGGTGACCGCCGTCCGGAACGGCGAGATATACCGCGGCGGCAGCGCCGAGCAGGGGCCCATCCTCTCGCTGTTCCAGACGGAACTGTTCGCCACCCAGCAGTACCCCGACCGGTTCGGCGAGTTCCCCGGCTTCGGCGAGCGGCCCGCCGACCCGCTGTTCGACCGCGAGCGCGTCGCGGCCATCGTGCGGGGGGACCTGGAATGA
- a CDS encoding ABC transporter ATP-binding protein, whose amino-acid sequence MSRAETFETELDAYRNRVERPLVRLFRGYAAGQRWWLLVGIVGSVLAYGALLVTPVVLGTTIDAVFNGKGAYTLPLVPAAWLPTDRAAQFRLSAAVVGVSLFGGAVLQWVRGVAMNFFAHGVMYSIRVDAYEKMQRLDMTFFDNKETGEVMSILNNDTSNLETFFDNALGDSVRIVVIVGGILAVLLYTNYQLALVTLGAVPLLVGFTWWFVRLIEPRYARHRETVGDLNTRIENGLGGIELVKTTATESYENERLRGVSQDVFDAQMDVLKLSYFYRPGMQLITGAALLATFVLGGLWVFSGPPLFFSGELTTGDFVVFVLLTQRLTGPMAQLSNVVDWYQNAKASGKRICGLMDVPVRIEDGPDPDPLEDPDGRIEYDDVTFAYGGPLRGSKESTGERPETGDGEVVLDGVDLSVEPGETVAIVGPTGAGKSTVAKLLLRLYDATDGAVRVDGHDVRDVGLADLRSAIGYVSQETFLFDGTVAENVRYGRFDTDREEVVAAAEAAEAHGFVERLPEGYDTRVGERGVKLSGGQRQRIAIARTVLQDPEILLLDEATSAVDTETEYLIQRSLDRLAEDRTTLVIAHRLSTVKDADRIVVLDDGEVVERGTHEELLAADGLYANLWGIQAGEVDSLPDGFLERATEPSADGRT is encoded by the coding sequence ATGAGCCGCGCCGAGACGTTCGAGACCGAACTGGATGCCTACCGGAACCGGGTGGAGCGGCCGCTCGTGCGACTGTTCCGGGGCTACGCGGCGGGCCAGCGGTGGTGGCTCCTCGTCGGAATCGTCGGCAGTGTCCTCGCGTACGGCGCCCTTCTGGTGACGCCGGTCGTGCTCGGGACGACCATCGACGCGGTGTTCAACGGCAAGGGCGCCTACACGCTGCCGCTGGTGCCGGCGGCGTGGCTTCCGACCGACCGGGCGGCGCAGTTCCGGCTGTCGGCGGCCGTCGTCGGGGTCTCGCTTTTCGGCGGCGCGGTCCTGCAGTGGGTCCGCGGCGTGGCGATGAACTTCTTCGCCCACGGCGTGATGTACAGCATTCGCGTCGACGCCTACGAGAAGATGCAGCGGCTGGACATGACCTTCTTCGACAACAAGGAGACGGGCGAGGTGATGTCCATCCTCAACAACGACACCTCGAACCTGGAGACGTTCTTCGACAACGCCCTCGGCGACAGCGTCCGCATCGTCGTCATCGTCGGCGGCATCCTCGCCGTGCTGCTGTACACGAACTACCAGCTCGCGCTGGTGACGCTGGGGGCGGTTCCGCTACTGGTCGGCTTCACCTGGTGGTTCGTCCGGCTCATCGAACCGCGGTACGCCCGTCACCGCGAGACGGTCGGCGATCTGAACACCCGCATCGAGAACGGTCTCGGTGGCATCGAACTGGTCAAGACGACCGCCACCGAGTCCTACGAGAACGAGCGCCTCCGGGGCGTCTCCCAGGACGTCTTCGACGCCCAGATGGACGTCCTGAAACTGAGCTACTTCTACCGGCCGGGGATGCAGCTCATCACCGGCGCGGCGCTGCTGGCGACGTTCGTCCTCGGCGGGCTGTGGGTGTTCTCGGGACCGCCGCTGTTCTTCTCCGGCGAGTTGACCACCGGCGATTTCGTCGTGTTCGTGCTGTTGACCCAGCGTCTGACCGGCCCGATGGCCCAGCTTTCGAACGTCGTCGACTGGTACCAGAACGCCAAGGCCTCCGGCAAGCGCATCTGCGGGCTGATGGACGTGCCCGTCCGCATCGAGGACGGGCCCGACCCCGACCCGCTGGAGGACCCGGACGGCCGCATCGAGTACGACGACGTGACCTTCGCGTACGGCGGCCCGCTCCGGGGCTCGAAGGAGTCGACCGGGGAGCGACCCGAGACCGGGGACGGCGAGGTGGTGCTCGACGGCGTGGACCTCTCGGTCGAACCGGGCGAGACGGTCGCCATCGTGGGGCCGACGGGCGCGGGCAAGTCGACCGTCGCCAAGCTCCTCCTGCGGCTGTACGACGCCACCGACGGCGCGGTCCGGGTCGACGGCCACGACGTCCGGGACGTCGGGCTGGCGGACCTCCGGTCGGCAATCGGCTACGTGAGCCAGGAGACCTTCCTCTTCGACGGCACGGTCGCCGAGAACGTCCGCTACGGTCGCTTCGACACAGACCGCGAGGAGGTGGTGGCCGCCGCCGAGGCCGCCGAGGCCCACGGCTTCGTCGAGCGACTCCCGGAGGGGTACGACACCCGCGTCGGCGAGCGGGGCGTCAAGCTCTCGGGCGGCCAGCGGCAGCGCATCGCCATCGCGCGCACGGTCCTGCAGGACCCCGAAATCCTCCTGCTCGACGAGGCGACCAGCGCCGTCGACACCGAGACGGAGTACCTCATCCAACGCTCGCTGGACCGGCTGGCCGAGGACCGGACGACGCTCGTCATCGCCCACCGCCTGTCGACGGTGAAGGACGCCGACCGCATCGTCGTGCTGGACGACGGCGAGGTGGTCGAGCGGGGCACCCACGAGGAACTGCTGGCCGCCGACGGCCTGTACGCGAACCTCTGGGGTATCCAGGCCGGCGAGGTCGACTCCCTCCCCGACGGGTTCCTCGAGCGCGCCACGGAACCGTCCGCCGACGGCCGGACCTGA
- a CDS encoding ABC transporter ATP-binding protein codes for MMPGEQASDPRTNGHEPAPDAEEASLAGENLVLSYPTGETPVVDGETIAARDGAVTALVGPNGSGKSTLLKGLADQLAPDAGSVLLDGREIDALDAKELARRVGLLSQESTSPDSITVEDLVYHGRYPHRGFFESVTAEDERAVDRAIELAGCGHLRGREVGQLSGGQKQLAWIAMVLAQDTDVLLLDEPTTFLDLHHQLEVMEIVETLREDSDITVVVVLHDIEQAARLADEMVALKDGEIRARGTPEEVVTEELLAEVFEIEAEVESTPRGPRIEPLRPRHDRERPTERVDRGGER; via the coding sequence ATGATGCCGGGAGAGCAGGCGTCCGACCCGCGGACGAACGGCCACGAACCGGCCCCCGACGCGGAGGAGGCGAGCCTCGCCGGCGAGAATCTCGTGCTCTCGTACCCGACGGGCGAGACGCCGGTCGTCGACGGGGAGACCATCGCGGCCCGGGACGGGGCGGTCACGGCACTCGTCGGGCCGAACGGCTCCGGCAAGAGCACGCTCCTGAAGGGGCTGGCCGACCAGCTCGCGCCCGACGCCGGGTCGGTCCTCCTCGACGGCCGGGAGATAGACGCCCTCGACGCGAAGGAACTGGCCCGGCGGGTGGGCCTGCTCTCACAGGAGAGTACCTCGCCCGACAGCATCACGGTCGAGGACCTCGTGTACCACGGCCGGTACCCGCACCGCGGCTTCTTCGAGAGCGTCACCGCCGAGGACGAGCGGGCGGTCGACCGCGCCATCGAACTGGCGGGCTGTGGGCACCTGCGGGGCCGCGAGGTCGGACAGCTGAGCGGCGGGCAGAAACAGCTCGCCTGGATAGCGATGGTGCTCGCCCAGGACACCGACGTCCTCCTGCTGGACGAGCCGACGACGTTCCTCGACCTCCACCACCAGCTGGAGGTGATGGAGATAGTCGAGACGCTGCGGGAGGACAGCGACATCACCGTCGTCGTCGTCCTGCACGACATCGAGCAGGCGGCGCGGCTCGCCGACGAGATGGTCGCGCTCAAGGACGGCGAGATACGGGCCCGCGGGACGCCCGAGGAGGTCGTCACCGAGGAGTTGCTCGCGGAGGTGTTCGAAATCGAAGCCGAGGTGGAGTCGACGCCGCGCGGGCCGCGCATCGAGCCGTTGCGGCCCCGTCACGACCGGGAGCGCCCGACCGAACGCGTCGACCGGGGCGGCGAGCGATGA
- a CDS encoding FecCD family ABC transporter permease: MATETGSDAGASGWREAWLGWFDGSLAALCAGSVAVVVVSGLVQVSFGAYSMTIVEAWRAVFNPDVVFSWQAWEAFLLGGEVPEMNERSLIVWNIRLPRVFVAALVGMNLAVSGAIFQAVTRNELASPFILGVSSGAGLMILLTLVVFSGMTATIVLPLVAGAVVLNASALLPVIASVGGIAAFLVVYAIAWKNGTSPVRLVLAGVIVGTVFTSLQTALFFFADSIGVVQSAIAWTTGSLTGTDWEQVRMALPWSVVAMVLALVSSRQLNVLLLGENTASSLGMNVERVRFALSGVAVLAAAASIAVAGIVGFVGLIVPHMVRNVVGSDYRKLVVGCLFAGPALMVAADVGARLALSPVQIPVGIVTGLVGGPYFLYLMRRQERMGEI; this comes from the coding sequence ATGGCCACGGAGACGGGGTCGGACGCGGGCGCGAGCGGCTGGCGCGAGGCGTGGCTCGGCTGGTTCGACGGCTCGCTCGCGGCCCTCTGTGCCGGCAGCGTCGCAGTCGTTGTCGTCAGCGGACTCGTGCAGGTGAGCTTCGGCGCGTACTCGATGACCATCGTCGAGGCCTGGCGGGCCGTGTTCAACCCCGACGTGGTGTTCAGCTGGCAGGCCTGGGAGGCGTTCCTGCTGGGCGGGGAGGTGCCGGAGATGAACGAGCGCAGCCTCATCGTCTGGAACATCCGGCTGCCGCGCGTGTTCGTCGCCGCGCTGGTCGGCATGAACCTCGCCGTCTCGGGGGCCATCTTCCAGGCCGTCACCCGGAACGAACTCGCCAGCCCGTTCATCCTCGGTGTCTCCTCGGGGGCGGGGCTGATGATACTGCTGACGCTGGTCGTGTTCTCGGGGATGACCGCCACCATCGTGCTCCCGCTGGTTGCCGGCGCGGTGGTACTGAACGCCTCGGCGTTGCTCCCGGTCATCGCCTCCGTGGGCGGCATCGCCGCCTTCCTCGTCGTCTACGCCATCGCCTGGAAGAACGGGACCAGCCCCGTGCGGCTCGTCCTGGCCGGCGTCATCGTCGGGACGGTGTTCACCTCGCTGCAGACGGCGCTTTTTTTCTTCGCCGACAGCATCGGCGTCGTCCAGTCGGCCATCGCCTGGACGACCGGCTCGCTCACCGGCACCGACTGGGAGCAGGTGCGGATGGCGCTGCCGTGGTCCGTGGTCGCGATGGTGCTGGCGCTCGTCAGTTCCCGGCAGCTGAACGTCCTCCTGCTCGGCGAGAACACCGCCTCCTCGCTGGGGATGAACGTCGAGCGGGTCCGGTTCGCGCTGTCGGGCGTCGCGGTGCTGGCCGCCGCCGCGAGCATCGCCGTCGCCGGCATCGTCGGCTTCGTCGGCCTCATCGTCCCGCACATGGTCCGCAACGTCGTCGGCAGCGACTACCGGAAACTGGTCGTCGGCTGCCTGTTCGCCGGGCCGGCGCTGATGGTCGCCGCCGACGTGGGCGCCCGCCTGGCGCTGAGCCCCGTCCAGATACCCGTCGGCATCGTGACGGGACTCGTCGGCGGCCCGTACTTCCTCTACCTGATGCGCAGGCAGGAACGGATGGGTGAGATATGA
- a CDS encoding FAD-dependent oxidoreductase, with the protein MGTSERTTEYDVVVVGGGPAGCSTALFTARYGLDTAVFDKGSAALRRCAYLENYLGFPAGVDVDVFYDLMHAHVREAGCDRLEERVDSVERAGADSNFVVETGAGREYTAEYVVAATWYDGSYLRGLGVEAMFEEQEHHGELEERFDPTYPDDDGRTPVDGLYVASPAGDRSAQTIVVAGHGAHVARCLLEDRRRERGYAGEVAPHYDWLRSDAEFSGEWADRDRWREWFENEMHGGVDEERFVELRERYIDGAFETRRTDEEVEAAAERGVERLVEVLGTGRVLDAVDDELVLERAAELDGAEVSR; encoded by the coding sequence ATGGGAACATCTGAGCGGACGACCGAGTACGACGTCGTCGTCGTCGGTGGCGGGCCGGCGGGCTGTTCGACGGCTCTCTTCACGGCCCGGTACGGCCTCGACACCGCGGTGTTCGACAAGGGAAGCGCGGCCCTGCGGCGGTGTGCCTACCTGGAGAACTATCTCGGGTTCCCCGCAGGCGTCGACGTCGACGTCTTCTACGACCTGATGCACGCCCACGTCCGGGAGGCGGGCTGTGACCGCCTCGAGGAGCGGGTCGACTCGGTCGAGCGCGCGGGGGCCGACTCGAACTTCGTCGTCGAGACCGGCGCGGGGCGGGAGTACACCGCCGAGTACGTCGTCGCCGCGACGTGGTACGACGGCTCCTACCTCCGCGGGCTGGGCGTCGAGGCCATGTTCGAAGAGCAGGAGCACCACGGCGAACTCGAAGAGCGGTTCGACCCGACCTACCCCGACGACGACGGTCGGACCCCGGTCGACGGGCTCTACGTCGCCTCCCCCGCCGGCGACCGGAGCGCACAGACCATCGTCGTCGCCGGCCACGGCGCCCACGTCGCCCGGTGCCTCCTCGAGGACCGACGGCGGGAACGGGGGTACGCCGGCGAGGTCGCCCCCCACTACGACTGGCTCAGGTCCGACGCCGAGTTCTCGGGGGAGTGGGCCGACCGCGACCGCTGGCGGGAGTGGTTCGAAAACGAAATGCACGGCGGCGTCGACGAGGAGCGGTTCGTCGAACTCCGCGAGCGCTACATCGACGGCGCCTTCGAGACGCGCCGCACCGACGAGGAGGTCGAGGCGGCCGCCGAGCGGGGCGTCGAGCGACTCGTCGAGGTGCTCGGAACCGGGCGGGTGCTCGACGCCGTTGACGACGAACTGGTACTCGAACGTGCCGCCGAACTCGACGGGGCGGAGGTGAGCCGGTAG
- a CDS encoding ABC transporter substrate-binding protein, which produces MAEDAPGTAEGPARRDYIEYAGAVVGGGLLTGCTGGPDSPGGANQGDDPTPTGTVDESYSVSMEPVGSVEFEEVPETWFPYTGDYADMGVALGRGDGLEAIGIRRRFGAHHYEELPGVSVDKSELTQLWQDGTDKEVFYELDADIHVVDPEFMINRIQWDQGDVDEIGENVAPFFGNTTFTRVYGWHDYEYYSMYGAFEKLAEVFDERERYEAFEQYHDEILADVEGRLPAETLDVAVLVPAGTPPEEFWPYRIGSGTQSKHWNDLNVRDALAENDVTDAQVGGGKIDYETLLEIDPEVIAIRLPGEITQEWVDENVTAHMRDHSVASELAAVRNDRVVYGGMTYQGPIIHLFQLETAAQGLYPDEFGGEQLFDRQRVADIVNGNI; this is translated from the coding sequence ATGGCCGAGGACGCCCCCGGGACGGCCGAGGGGCCGGCTCGGCGTGACTACATCGAGTACGCCGGCGCGGTCGTCGGGGGCGGGCTGCTGACGGGCTGTACGGGCGGGCCTGACAGTCCGGGCGGGGCGAACCAGGGCGACGACCCGACGCCGACTGGGACGGTCGACGAGTCGTATTCGGTGTCGATGGAGCCAGTCGGGTCCGTCGAGTTCGAGGAAGTGCCCGAGACGTGGTTCCCGTACACCGGCGACTACGCGGACATGGGCGTCGCGCTCGGTCGGGGCGACGGCCTGGAGGCTATCGGCATCCGCCGGCGGTTCGGGGCGCACCACTACGAGGAACTTCCGGGCGTTTCGGTGGACAAGAGCGAACTCACGCAACTGTGGCAGGATGGGACCGACAAGGAGGTCTTCTACGAACTCGACGCCGACATCCACGTCGTCGACCCCGAGTTCATGATAAACCGGATCCAGTGGGACCAGGGGGATGTCGACGAGATCGGCGAGAACGTCGCGCCGTTCTTCGGCAACACGACGTTCACGCGGGTCTACGGCTGGCACGACTACGAGTACTACTCGATGTACGGGGCCTTCGAGAAGCTCGCGGAGGTCTTCGACGAGCGGGAACGCTACGAGGCGTTCGAGCAGTACCACGACGAGATACTCGCCGACGTCGAGGGGCGGCTCCCGGCCGAGACGCTCGACGTCGCTGTCCTAGTCCCGGCGGGCACCCCGCCGGAGGAGTTCTGGCCGTACCGCATCGGCTCCGGGACCCAGTCCAAACACTGGAACGACCTGAACGTCCGGGATGCGCTCGCCGAGAACGACGTCACGGACGCACAGGTGGGCGGGGGGAAGATCGACTACGAGACGCTGCTGGAAATCGACCCCGAGGTCATCGCCATTCGGCTCCCCGGCGAGATTACCCAGGAGTGGGTCGACGAGAACGTCACCGCCCACATGCGGGACCACTCCGTCGCGAGTGAACTCGCGGCCGTCCGGAACGACCGCGTCGTCTACGGCGGGATGACGTACCAGGGCCCCATCATCCACCTCTTCCAGCTCGAAACTGCCGCCCAGGGGCTGTACCCCGACGAATTCGGCGGAGAACAGCTGTTCGACCGACAGCGGGTCGCCGACATCGTCAATGGGAACATCTGA
- a CDS encoding ABC transporter substrate-binding protein, whose product MADETPEYEGATRRDCVKYGGAVVGGGLLAGCTDLGGSDSTPDGEGPTPTGGTDTATESGGSYTVEMAPAGEVAFDEPPERVTHYFPDYADMAVALGHGDSVLSLGLPSRFHTDHYDELDGVDVDTESITKLNGEEGIDKEIFYELDGDVHLIDPRWLVNNTFFGLDEADVEELAGKVAPFVGNTIFRRTDEWHTYRYYDLYGAFEKVARVHQEHGKFTRLKELHDEFIARIQADLPPADDRPNALLTFAAPDQPEAFYPYRVSDQGTNKKQFHDLGITDALAGTGIEGLSTTDRGQIDYETMLEVDPDSVLVRGHEDKSREEFEDTVLAFMRSHETASELTAVEDGRVFRGGPIYAGPLHNLFLTERYAKLYFPEVYSGDLFDRDAVADIVNGGA is encoded by the coding sequence ATGGCAGACGAGACACCGGAGTACGAGGGGGCGACGCGGCGCGACTGTGTGAAGTACGGCGGCGCGGTCGTCGGCGGCGGACTGTTGGCTGGCTGTACCGACCTGGGCGGGTCCGACTCGACGCCGGACGGCGAGGGGCCGACGCCCACAGGTGGGACCGACACGGCGACCGAATCCGGCGGCTCCTACACCGTCGAGATGGCGCCGGCCGGGGAGGTGGCGTTCGACGAGCCACCGGAGCGCGTCACCCACTACTTCCCCGATTACGCGGACATGGCGGTGGCGCTGGGCCACGGCGACTCGGTCCTCTCGCTGGGTCTGCCGTCGCGGTTCCACACCGACCACTACGACGAACTCGACGGCGTGGACGTCGACACGGAGTCGATTACCAAGCTGAACGGCGAGGAGGGCATCGACAAGGAGATCTTCTACGAACTGGACGGCGACGTTCACCTCATCGACCCGAGGTGGCTCGTCAACAACACCTTCTTCGGTCTCGACGAGGCCGACGTCGAGGAACTGGCCGGCAAGGTCGCCCCCTTCGTCGGGAACACGATCTTCCGGCGGACCGACGAGTGGCACACCTACCGCTACTACGACCTGTACGGTGCCTTCGAGAAGGTCGCCCGCGTCCACCAGGAACACGGGAAGTTCACCCGGCTCAAGGAGCTCCACGACGAGTTCATCGCCCGAATCCAGGCGGACCTCCCGCCCGCGGACGACCGGCCGAACGCCCTCCTGACGTTCGCCGCTCCCGACCAGCCGGAGGCGTTCTACCCCTACCGCGTCAGCGACCAGGGGACGAACAAGAAGCAGTTCCACGACCTCGGCATCACGGACGCGCTGGCCGGGACGGGCATCGAGGGTCTCTCGACGACCGACCGGGGGCAGATCGACTACGAGACGATGCTCGAGGTCGACCCCGACTCGGTACTCGTGCGCGGCCACGAGGACAAGAGCCGCGAGGAGTTCGAGGACACCGTCCTCGCATTCATGCGGAGCCACGAGACGGCCTCGGAGTTGACGGCGGTCGAGGACGGGCGGGTGTTCCGCGGTGGGCCCATCTACGCCGGGCCGCTGCACAACCTATTCCTGACCGAGCGGTACGCGAAACTGTACTTCCCCGAGGTCTACTCGGGCGACCTGTTCGACCGCGACGCGGTCGCGGACATCGTCAACGGAGGGGCCTGA